The Henckelia pumila isolate YLH828 chromosome 2, ASM3356847v2, whole genome shotgun sequence genome includes a window with the following:
- the LOC140880584 gene encoding uncharacterized protein isoform X1, with the protein MEEEYSVDPAQLLEAASDFAHRPGSLSDTSAQEFLARFPLPAVISALQTSADYPGLENAVVPCLERIFKTKYGASLIPHFMPFVLVGLGADSQNVKRLACVTVSCLLSENTDRRISIQLIRQYGVYPLLLSCLVDGDEQVAAASADAIKILASYPEAMGIVFPSSTNEATHLENLARKCSPLGRVRLLALIVRLFSISSSVASEISKSNLLNLLEAEVRNTEDTLVILSVLELLAELAEAQHSAEFVSRTSLFQILCSIISSEAAETILRSRAMVIAGRLLSKGDAFEFIDGSSITSVLSAIERKFEFLQSQDSDECECALEALGQIGSSFQGATLLLSTSPPAARHVVDAAFDRQHHGKQLAALHALGNIAGETRVENNVVLSNTAEENLKRLIYEKASNTSKLTPSGLLLSILQQDSEIRMAGYRLITGLVARPWCLMDLISRSEIISILVDTYTETKKIGMESRHRCCEAIYRAFVSSSKLSSDPTFADIAVKLQEAIRKGPYLATKQSEVQPVVMTADRF; encoded by the exons ATGGAGGAAGAATATTCCGTTGATCCCGCTCAGCTACTCGAAGCCGCTTCCGACTTCGCCCACCGCCCTG GTTCCCTCTCCGACACTTCAGCGCAGGAATTTCTCGCTCGCTTCCCTCTCCCTGCCGTTATTAg TGCTCTGCAAACTAGTGCGGATTATCCTGGCCTGGAAAATGCTGTGGTCCCTTGTTTGGAAAGGATTTTCAAAACTAAATATGGAGCATCTCTTATCCCTCATTTTATG CCCTTTGTTTTAGTTGGTCTTGGAGCAGATTCTCAAAATGTGAAACGTCTAGCTTGCGTAACG GTATCTTGTCTATTGTCAGAGAATACTGATAGGAGGATTTCCATTCAGCTAATTCGTCAGTATGGTGTTTACCCACTTCTGCTCAGTTGCCTGGTTGACGG AGATGAGCAAGTGGCTGCTGCATCAGCTGATGCAATTAAAATTTTAGCCAGCTATCCTGAAGCAATG GGGATTGTCTTTCCATCAAGTACCAATGAAGCGACACATCTTGAAAATTTGGCTCGAAAGTGTTCACCCTTG GGAAGAGTTCGGCTTTTAGCCTTGATAGTGAGGCTCTTCTCTATTTCAAGCTCTGTGGCATCagaaatctcaaaatcaaatcttctaaatCTATTGGAGGCTGAAGTGAGAAATACTGAAGATACTCTGGTTATTTTGAGTGTGCTGGAACTTCTAGCTGAG TTGGCAGAAGCTCAGCATAGTGCAGAGTTTGTGTCAAGAACCAGCCTCTTTCAAATTCTATGTTCTATTATCAG CAGTGAAGCTGCAGAAACGATCTTAAGATCACGGGCAATGGTGATAGCAGGAAGGCTTCTGTCAAAGGGAGATGCTTTTGAATTCATTGATGGCTCCA GTATTACAAGTGTTCTTTCAGCTATTGAGAGAAAGTTTGAGTTCCTGCAAAGCCAAGATTCAGATGAATGTGAATGTGCCCTTGAAGCATTGGGTCAAATTGGATCAT CATTTCAGGGAGCAACATTACTTCTGTCAACTTCACCTCCTGCTGCTAGACATGTTGTAGATGCTGCCTTTGACCGTCAGCATCATGGTAAACAGCTG GCTGCCTTACATGCTCTCGGAAACATTGCTGGCGAAACACGTGTGGAGAACAATGTTGTCCTTAGTAACACAGCTGAGGAAAACCTTAAGCGCTTGATTTATGAGAAAGCATCTAACACATCTAAACTGACTCCATCA GGACTACTACTATCAATCCTTCAGCAAGATTCTGAAATTCGTATGGCG GGTTATAGACTGATTACTGGGTTGGTGGCTCGACCCTGGTGTCTGATGGACCTTATCTCACGATCGGAGATTATTTCCATACTGGTTGACACTTATACTGAAACCAAAAAGATAG GAATGGAGTCTAGACACAGATGTTGTGAAGCAATATACCGGGCCTTCGTATCATCTAGTAAACTATCAAGTGATCCAACTTTCGCTGACATCGCTGTGAAG CTACAGGAAGCAATAAGAAAGGGTCCTTACCTTGCAACCAAGCAGTCTGAAGTTCAACCTGTTGTTATGACAGCAGATAGATTTTGA
- the LOC140880584 gene encoding uncharacterized protein isoform X2, which produces MEEEYSVDPAQLLEAASDFAHRPGSLSDTSAQEFLARFPLPAVISALQTSADYPGLENAVVPCLERIFKTKYGASLIPHFMPFVLVGLGADSQNVKRLACVTVSCLLSENTDRRISIQLIRQYGVYPLLLSCLVDGDEQVAAASADAIKILASYPEAMGIVFPSSTNEATHLENLARKCSPLGRVRLLALIVRLFSISSSVASEISKSNLLNLLEAEVRNTEDTLVILSVLELLAELAEAQHSAEFVSRTSLFQILCSIISEAAETILRSRAMVIAGRLLSKGDAFEFIDGSSITSVLSAIERKFEFLQSQDSDECECALEALGQIGSSFQGATLLLSTSPPAARHVVDAAFDRQHHGKQLAALHALGNIAGETRVENNVVLSNTAEENLKRLIYEKASNTSKLTPSGLLLSILQQDSEIRMAGYRLITGLVARPWCLMDLISRSEIISILVDTYTETKKIGMESRHRCCEAIYRAFVSSSKLSSDPTFADIAVKLQEAIRKGPYLATKQSEVQPVVMTADRF; this is translated from the exons ATGGAGGAAGAATATTCCGTTGATCCCGCTCAGCTACTCGAAGCCGCTTCCGACTTCGCCCACCGCCCTG GTTCCCTCTCCGACACTTCAGCGCAGGAATTTCTCGCTCGCTTCCCTCTCCCTGCCGTTATTAg TGCTCTGCAAACTAGTGCGGATTATCCTGGCCTGGAAAATGCTGTGGTCCCTTGTTTGGAAAGGATTTTCAAAACTAAATATGGAGCATCTCTTATCCCTCATTTTATG CCCTTTGTTTTAGTTGGTCTTGGAGCAGATTCTCAAAATGTGAAACGTCTAGCTTGCGTAACG GTATCTTGTCTATTGTCAGAGAATACTGATAGGAGGATTTCCATTCAGCTAATTCGTCAGTATGGTGTTTACCCACTTCTGCTCAGTTGCCTGGTTGACGG AGATGAGCAAGTGGCTGCTGCATCAGCTGATGCAATTAAAATTTTAGCCAGCTATCCTGAAGCAATG GGGATTGTCTTTCCATCAAGTACCAATGAAGCGACACATCTTGAAAATTTGGCTCGAAAGTGTTCACCCTTG GGAAGAGTTCGGCTTTTAGCCTTGATAGTGAGGCTCTTCTCTATTTCAAGCTCTGTGGCATCagaaatctcaaaatcaaatcttctaaatCTATTGGAGGCTGAAGTGAGAAATACTGAAGATACTCTGGTTATTTTGAGTGTGCTGGAACTTCTAGCTGAG TTGGCAGAAGCTCAGCATAGTGCAGAGTTTGTGTCAAGAACCAGCCTCTTTCAAATTCTATGTTCTATTATCAG TGAAGCTGCAGAAACGATCTTAAGATCACGGGCAATGGTGATAGCAGGAAGGCTTCTGTCAAAGGGAGATGCTTTTGAATTCATTGATGGCTCCA GTATTACAAGTGTTCTTTCAGCTATTGAGAGAAAGTTTGAGTTCCTGCAAAGCCAAGATTCAGATGAATGTGAATGTGCCCTTGAAGCATTGGGTCAAATTGGATCAT CATTTCAGGGAGCAACATTACTTCTGTCAACTTCACCTCCTGCTGCTAGACATGTTGTAGATGCTGCCTTTGACCGTCAGCATCATGGTAAACAGCTG GCTGCCTTACATGCTCTCGGAAACATTGCTGGCGAAACACGTGTGGAGAACAATGTTGTCCTTAGTAACACAGCTGAGGAAAACCTTAAGCGCTTGATTTATGAGAAAGCATCTAACACATCTAAACTGACTCCATCA GGACTACTACTATCAATCCTTCAGCAAGATTCTGAAATTCGTATGGCG GGTTATAGACTGATTACTGGGTTGGTGGCTCGACCCTGGTGTCTGATGGACCTTATCTCACGATCGGAGATTATTTCCATACTGGTTGACACTTATACTGAAACCAAAAAGATAG GAATGGAGTCTAGACACAGATGTTGTGAAGCAATATACCGGGCCTTCGTATCATCTAGTAAACTATCAAGTGATCCAACTTTCGCTGACATCGCTGTGAAG CTACAGGAAGCAATAAGAAAGGGTCCTTACCTTGCAACCAAGCAGTCTGAAGTTCAACCTGTTGTTATGACAGCAGATAGATTTTGA
- the LOC140877911 gene encoding protein FAR1-RELATED SEQUENCE 5-like encodes MVNARISVANAVSYMEAEAQGPQNLRFIRKDAYDHVGRLRKHTKVDNGDASALLYYFINKSNIESQFYWNVQLDDDNRIMNFFFRDYRCQVDYEYFGDVLSVDTTYRTNKYNLICAPFVGINHHKQNVMFGLAFMSNETESSLNGDSNFKRLWHKYMSHCESEEDFEVTWRCLIDEYNLSGHKWLNKMYTLRYRWSIAFSNHRFSAGLLATSRSEVTNVVLKKLGSSAISLFDFVLNYEKIQKNWRAREKAEDTRCCHEKASVMLKNNPLLNCAADVYTLTIYKLIIRSRIG; translated from the exons ATGGTAAATGCCAGGATATCGGTGGCTAATGCAGTCTCTTATATGGAAGCTGAAGCACAAGGGCCACaaaatttgagatttattaGAAAAGATGCATATGATCACGTTGGTCGTCTGAGAAAACATACAAAAGTTGATAACGGAGATGCTTCTGCGCTGCTttattatttcataaataagTCGAACATAGAGTCTCAGTTTTATTGGAATGTTCAATTAGATGATGACAACAGGATCATGAACTTTTTCTTCAGGGATTATAGATGTCAGGTTGATTATGAATACTTTGGTGATGTTCTCTCAGTTGACACTACTTATCGAACCAAcaaatataatttgatatgtGCTCCTTTTGTTGGAATAAATCACCACAAGCAAAATGTGATGTTTGGTTTGGCATTCATGTCTAATGAAACCGAGA GCAGCTTGAATGGTGATTCAAATTTCAAACGATTGTGGCATAAATACATGAGTCATTGTGAATCTGAAGAAGATTTTGAGGTTACATGGAGATGTTTGATTGATGAATATAATCTCAGTGGTCACAAATGGTTAAATAAAATGTATACACTGCGATACAGATGGTCTATTGCATTTAGCAATCACAGGTTCAGTGCAGGCCTTCTAGCTACTTCTAGAAGTGAGGTCACAAATGTTGTCTTGAAGAAATTAGGTAGCAGTGCCATTTCACTATTTGATTTTGTGCTTAATTatgaaaaaatacaaaaaaattggCGTGCAAGGGAAAAGGCAGAAGATACTCGTTGTTGTCATGAGAAAGCTTCAGTGATGTTGAAAAACAATCCATTGTTGAATTGTGCTGCTGATGTTTATACACTCACCATTTACAAGTTAATTATTCGTAGTAGAATTGGTTAG